A genomic segment from Actinomadura hallensis encodes:
- a CDS encoding PaaI family thioesterase produces the protein MTVKAEEILRDNFAPWVLDLGLVVEEVGKGTAVLRLPWSDRLAREGGALSGQALMAAADTAVVIAVSGAKGGFVPMTTVQLNTSFQRPVMGTDVLVDVEVTKLGRTLAFAEIDMTADSATVAHASAVYAIIG, from the coding sequence GTGACGGTGAAGGCTGAGGAGATCCTGCGTGACAACTTCGCCCCCTGGGTGCTGGACCTCGGGCTCGTCGTGGAGGAGGTGGGGAAGGGGACCGCGGTGCTGCGGCTGCCGTGGTCGGACCGGCTCGCCAGGGAGGGCGGGGCGCTGTCCGGGCAGGCGTTGATGGCCGCCGCCGACACGGCGGTGGTCATCGCCGTTTCCGGGGCGAAGGGCGGGTTCGTCCCGATGACGACCGTGCAGCTGAACACGTCGTTCCAGCGGCCCGTCATGGGGACCGACGTGCTGGTGGACGTCGAGGTGACGAAGCTGGGGCGGACGCTGGCCTTCGCGGAGATCGACATGACGGCGGATTCGGCGACCGTCGCGCACGCGAGCGCCGTCTACGCGATCATTGGGTGA
- a CDS encoding dienelactone hydrolase family protein produces the protein MRRTERVAVPDGEFSLHVWGSEGPGVLLLQEIFGVGEYMEAVAEDLVALGYVVAAPDMFWRLEPDWAVRHDEEALPKGMSMVSRFDWEKGVEDAAAALAALKGLPGVGKVGVLGFCFGGTLAYLLAARAEADSVVSFYGSGVPGALGEIDAIRAPVQFHFGGDDPYIPREDVAKVECAVAGRDGMEIHVQEDGGHAFHNRKAPMFYQPEPAERAWRLTVDFLARTLS, from the coding sequence ATGAGGCGTACTGAGAGGGTCGCCGTTCCCGACGGTGAGTTCAGCCTGCACGTGTGGGGTTCGGAAGGTCCCGGGGTCCTGCTGCTGCAGGAGATCTTCGGGGTCGGTGAGTACATGGAGGCCGTCGCCGAGGACCTGGTGGCGCTCGGGTACGTGGTGGCGGCGCCCGACATGTTCTGGCGTCTCGAACCGGACTGGGCGGTCCGCCATGACGAGGAGGCCCTGCCGAAGGGGATGTCGATGGTCTCCCGGTTCGACTGGGAGAAGGGCGTCGAGGACGCGGCGGCCGCGCTGGCGGCCCTGAAGGGGCTGCCGGGGGTCGGGAAGGTCGGGGTGCTGGGGTTCTGCTTCGGCGGGACGCTCGCGTACCTGCTGGCCGCCAGGGCGGAGGCCGACTCCGTGGTGTCGTTCTACGGGTCGGGTGTGCCGGGCGCTCTGGGCGAGATCGACGCGATTCGGGCGCCAGTGCAGTTTCATTTCGGGGGAGACGACCCGTACATCCCGCGGGAGGACGTCGCCAAGGTGGAGTGTGCGGTGGCCGGTCGGGACGGCATGGAGATCCACGTCCAGGAGGACGGCGGGCACGCGTTCCACAACAGGAAGGCGCCGATGTTCTACCAGCCCGAGCCCGCGGAACGGGCGTGGCGGCTCACCGTGGACTTCCTGGCCCGCACCCTCTCCTAG